Proteins encoded within one genomic window of Pseudalkalibacillus sp. SCS-8:
- a CDS encoding phosphocarrier protein HPr — protein sequence MAEKTFTVTSESGIHARPATTLVNKAGQFSSDIELEHKGKSVNLKSIMGVMSLGIQQGSEITIKAEGNDADEALSALTELLKQEGLAE from the coding sequence ATGGCAGAGAAAACTTTTACAGTAACAAGCGAATCAGGAATTCACGCAAGACCAGCAACGACATTGGTGAATAAAGCAGGTCAATTCAGCTCTGATATTGAACTTGAGCACAAAGGAAAATCCGTTAACTTGAAATCGATCATGGGCGTCATGTCTTTAGGTATTCAACAAGGATCTGAAATTACAATCAAAGCAGAAGGTAACGATGCTGATGAAGCGTTGTCTGCATTAACAGAATTACTGAAACAGGAAGGATTAGCTGAGTAA